From Solanum stenotomum isolate F172 chromosome 2, ASM1918654v1, whole genome shotgun sequence:
tgtatttTTGATTaagtttcgttcttgaatttgggttgagattgagaatttcttgagagtttaatgtCAATTATTAGAGTTGCTTTTAGTTATATTTTGTGTTTATGTTTTGGGtacctgaatctaaagagatacTGAGAAAAAGATtcgaaattaatcaaattaaggTCAGAAAATAAGTTGAAAAGTTCGTCGGGTTTGCTTGGGAAGGGGCTGGGGTGGCGCGCCCCCGTAGCGCCAGAGGGGCTGGGGTGGCGCGCCTGCAGTGCACTCAAAATGAGCTCCAGTAACTTAGGGCTGGCGCGGCACGCCAGGGACGCTCCTGGATCGTCGTTTTCCACCCATTTTTCGTCATTTAGCCCATTAAAGTCCTCCTAAAATGTACTTACATTTcccattgattctaactactctaaatgacttctaaacatctagaaatcatccagaaatatgaatcataacattgaatccataaattcaagttcaaggaaagttaagagccaagtctaggaaaTTCTTAGAGTCCTTCGAAGAAGTGTTTTGCAAAtacttttaactttgttttaagacctaaagttcaagttgagtaaagattaaagagtaaagattgaagattgaagttcatttcttcaaaagtatatgggaactatgtattcccaaaggatttaaaatgttttcacatttaaaaaagaaaaagaaaccttgatttccaaagagcctttgagctagttttcagtaaagagtaaacgctttcataattaagcaagaagggaaactctgatttccaagagagcctttcagctaagtttttgagcaattatctcgaatcacagaaagaagtatgtttttaaacataagaggtagtatcatatttttgggagtagtattgagcaccgatatgggggagagttaaaacaacccacagcccccataaaccatgtagccgtCATGGGTtataaagggtcatactttttagatgattcctttagtgctttttagcatagactagtggatccacttagtagttcaggttctatgccctcggcaaggtataggacggccctggcagcgtgaggcaaaatgatgtatcatcataatagctcttaagtgatggttgtcggttagagaaactcccacataagtaattgtattattatatacacaatttattgtatttttacatacatttcagagttatatgtatctttgcatacacaaaGAGTtaacatcatgtttttaaacaacttttctttatattgcacttgttttaaactgctttatattgaaatgagttcagttatgttgagttgagtcaGGTAAGTTCTTCACTTCCTTTTAAGCTTATGTCTTATTGTAGAATTCCCCTcgtatactcgtacattcaatgtgttgatgtcatttggcctgcatcttattatgatgcagacacaggtaaccaagatcagcatccagcgcatcgttgatccagttgagcactcagagtcttgtgatgagcctccttgcttccagaggatcccttttattgctttcagttttattattatttcattaggatgtcgtgggtcttgtcccgacatccatctcagttgtttagaggcttcatagacagtcatatgttagttctttagtcttttcattgtcattatcttatgttgagacttgagtttgccttaatggccagttgaatgttcctttataacatttcAGTTTTTTACATAgatttatctttgttgagttaagtcttccgctgactaagtaagccaggccaagagTTTGCTTgaggccatcaatggttctcgagtgtcagtcccacccagggtgtaggctcggggcgtgacaacgtTAATATATTATGTCTAAGAGATGAGTGAAATTTAAATATGCATGCACATAATACATTTACGTATGTTATATAAAGATGTTACATAAATGTAAGATTAAAAATAGCATGGGTAAAATAAACTTTGCATGATAAAGGGGAGAGAGtaactatttatcaaaattgaGAGGGGTTTGATTtgtaaatcaaatttaaaaacataaatgatTTTCACCCTAAAGAAATGCCAACTACtaagaattaaaagaaaagtactaataaattgaataaataaaaaaatactggTTATTTAATACTTGGGATAAGATACAAGTACCCcttagactatgaccgaaatcacagagacacaccttaactaaactaaggtcatattaccccctgaacttatttcttttgtaattaTGTACACCTTCTTAGCCTACATGGTCTCCAAATATCTCTCACGTTCCTCTACTAAGTGGAGTCACGGAGTGTGCCATGTAAGCCAAAAGAcgtataaaattataaaagagaTGAGTTCAGGAGGGTAATAAgaccttaatttagttaaggtgtgtctctgggatttcggtaATACTCTGGGGCGCGATCCGAATTTAGTTGGGCTTCACTACGGATACCGTACACcagatgaaaaattaaaaataagctATGAAAGTAAAAGATTACAACTCTATAAATCGATAATACAAACAAACTAAACTCGAGAACTAGAAAGCATAAGCATATGAAACAAGttcttcaattttaatatgtttctttgttttaatttatttggtgGTCTTGACTCGATGTATAATTTAAGAAGATAAAGAATTTTTTGAATCTCGTAATCTTAAACTTGTCACATGAAAAGTTCGAATTTAAAAActgtcaaaaaagaaaagaacaattcttttttttcaaatggattaaaaaaaataagacaaacaaattaaaataaatgaatattataTTTACCAACATGAGCTGTGGTAGAATGAGCGAGATTTCTCCGTCTTTAACAGAAGTCTTAGGTTCAAGCTctaaacaaatatgaaaaaaaaaaatctaattggAAGCGTCTTCCTCAAAAATGGACTCTGCAATATACAAATCTATAATAATCGGATTTTTAATACATGTTATTAAACATTGAGTAAGAAATcagaaaaggaaaacaaaactaCTCTACTAAAATTACAAACTGCAAGTCAGATAAGTTCTAGGAAACTTCAgcatataaaatattaacttttatatatttattatattattttatgaattgttaacatgttgtgaattatatatatgtgtgtgttttCAATCTTAACATATGTAGACTTGTCTCTCATTTTAAGAGTCAACTTTCTGCAAAATTGCTTCATTTACAATTCTTCAACAgaaggaaagaagaagaagcatcCACCATTTGGAAGGTCAATCTCATTCTCGTCGGCTAGGTGAAAGTTTATTCTGGTAAGTTCTTTCAAACTATGCTTTCAGAAGTTTGTTTGGTTTTTCAATTAGGGGTATGAGAAGGGGAAATGAAAGAGAGGAATATAAGGTAGGGAATCGAATCCTAACTTGAGTTATAAAGGCtcatttgaaattaaattaatacatgatttgaagttgaagttttatttggacgtgcaatttgattttttaaaattttatttattgtctTAGTTGTCTATATTTGGCTTAACacacttaaaagttaaaaactaCTGTAATTAGTAAAAGGGAAAAGGGCAAAGAATACCCTTaacttattaaaaataactttaaaataaagtaaattccTTAGATTGTCATCCATGTTTGAATATTTGTCatataatataacttttttatttattttaaaaccaCAATATCACCCCACTttactatttttctcaaaatatattCATCTCTCCTAGTGAGATGTCAGGTCAcattattcttttcatttttttaacaatacAATGAAAGCTTGTTTAATGTCTCTATAAGCAATTTATTTTAGGTATTCAttgattcttgaattttataaaaggcaattaaattttaaattaaaattaactaatatttattatttatttgttaatatgtttaaaatttaattataaaaagtgtAGCTTATCTATGCCATTAATTTTCGTTTGAAAAAGGACTAATCCATGTCATTATTATGATAGTTAATCCTCCCATGTCATTAATTAATCTACAATTTGATAGtactaaaataatatagttgGTAATACTTACGTATAGTTgacattaataaattttaatgaagTTCGGTATTATATTTAAAGATTTATTCACAATTCacattcaatatttatatcaaattatattaattatgataattaattaaatagtatatttaataattattataattaaataataaaaaatatattgtcaaaatatattattaagctcatgtatatattaattaatttgttcgATAAAATCGATAGAAGTAAGTTGTGGCTGGTAGATTTGAATGTTAATAACTAGGTAGAGATAAATTATGAGTTGTTCTTggcaaaagaaataaattaaaaaaattatgagttgTTAAAAGTCTTGTCCAACTCGCAtgcccttaattaattaatgctaCAAGTTGGCATTtaaatagtaaaatatatattctaattGTTGAGACTTTTTCTTGGTTTCCCACCTAGTGTTTAGTAACACTTTTTAACAAAGGCGACTCGATATTCGTTTAATTAGATCCCAATTCGCATTGGGTAGTCCTTGATATTTTGTATTTAGGGAAATTCAAATCTGAAACCTCTAGTTAAGGATAAAGGGTGTTGGTTAGTAGTTGAGACTTTATATTAttggaaaaagttaaaaaactGCTCTTATAGTGTTAGAAATTATTCAAAAATGTCTTTGTTCCACCTattgggtcaaaaatgccctttcTAATAGGTTAAGGGCAATTTTGATTCAATAGGTGGAAGGAGAACATTTTTGAAtcatttctatatatatgttGAGAATTTTTTACCCAATAGGTGAAAGAAAGACATTTTTGAACAATTTCGAAATACgttaaggatatttttgaatatttttcctatactatattatattataacttGATAATAATTTCATTATTAGATTTTCTGCTCATCTAAAAGTATGATGATTATCGGTCCATACAAATTTCAACAATAACTAACAGATTTTGCTACTACATTCAAAggctactatttttttttattagctaacttatttacttttattgGAAGTAATAGTCTTTTATATATTGTGATATCTACAAAgaacataaattttaattactttGCTTTTGTAAAACTTTTAAAGATAATGATTTTGTTGtagattttaatttgatttttttctctatatattgaggtagaaattaaaatatatagtttagCGAGATCAGAAGAAAAATACGTCTTCAATCTGTGCATTTTAGTTTGGTCTCGAAAAATGTGGAGTTaaatatgaataattttttccaaGTAATTATTTGAGATTATACATCTAAAAATAAAAggttatattataaattaataatctcgAACTTTCAATCAATGTCATGCAAGTCCTATCTTTTGCAAACAACTTAACATTCGATGATTTCTAAATTGCCCGCAAGCGAACGAATACAAAGATCAAAAGGCTTTATTATTGAGAAAGTAAAAGGAGGTTATTCAGTAGCCATAGTAGGTTTCATTACTTTTCTTCCATTCCGCCGCAAAAGGAAAAGGATATTGAATAATCAATTCCATTTCGAGAGTCGTTGCTAGCTCCGGGTATCAGTAATAGAAAAAGATTGGATTGGGAAAGACCATGGAGGTTGCCAGTGCTGTTGGGGAAGCCTCTCAtcgagaagaaaaaagaaaatagaacgTTCTTGAGAATGGTCACCACTTCTACCAGAACCGGAATGATTATCTCTGCCCGATGGGTCTACATCCATCCCTGAATGTTGTCGGGTACCGTTAACTTCACATATATAACTTAACCTTCGATGATTTCTAAATTACGcgcacatatatatatatatataaaggttcTTTACTAAGAGTAGTAAGTATATGGGATGTGGTTTGGGATCGTAAGGTTTTCATATCCCAAATTATTTCAATTGATATTATTTGTGAAACTTGTGTGTATAGGTAGAGATGGCCGCTGCTTACTCTGCACTAACTTCTGTGTTGGTAACCATAGACAAGCTTTTACGGTCCAACGAGATTCATAAGCAACAATTGGAATCACTCTACGTGATGTTTGACACTCTGCAAAAGTCACTAATTGGCAAATGTGATGGCGGAGAACCAATTATTAGCAAGGATTTGCAGGTAAGAATCAAAGATGTTGCACTTGATGCAGAAGATGAAGTTGAATCACTTATTATTGATctggatgatgatgatgatgaatgtTGTCATGCGAAGCTTGATAAGGTCTCTCAAAAGGTTATACAAGTAACTGATTCTGTCAATGAAGAGCTGATCATCAAGCAGAAGATCAACAATAATTGTCCAGAAGCTGATGAAAATAACGTTTCTCCACGATTAGATGATTCAATCCGTGAGAACGTTATGGAAGGGTACactaaagaaagagaaaatatggTTGAAAGACTTACCAAAAGCTCAGGAGCAAATAAACTGCAAGTGGTTTCTGTTGTGGGGATGGCGGGCATAGGTAAGACAACTTTTACCAAAACTATATTATTCGATAACTATATTAAGAGGGTCTTTCGTATTCGTGGTTGGATTACTGTGTCTAAAAACTATGATTTAAGAAAGTTGCTCCTTGTCCTCCTTCGTGATGTTATTAGAATGAGAGACGTAAACGATAATACAATGGCTATTGGAAAACTAGCTGAGCGCGTACAACAAGGTTTGAAGGGAGAAAAGTATTTGATTGTTGTGGATGACATATGNATGGATATTGGAAAACTAGCTGAGCGCGTACAACAGGGTTTGAAGGGAGAAAAGTATTTGATTGTTGTGGATGACATATGGAGCCAAAACACTTGGGATAGAATTTCACATTGGTTTCCAGATTGTGGTAACAGAAGTCGAATTTTGTTGACTTCTCGAGACAACAAGGTTGGTGAGTATGCTGCTACCAATCCTAAAGATGGTTTGGTACTGATGCGTCCTCTGACGCAAGATGAAAGTCGGTGTCTGTTTTACCACAAGGCATTTGGGAAAAATTACAGTATTAGAGGGTCAGATATTGATGAATTCGAGAAGGTTGGAGAGGAAGTTATAACAAATTGCAAAGGATTACCGCTAATGATTACTGCGGTTGCTGGTATACTCTCTAGCAAGAGTAAACTGGATGAGTGGATTAAAGTAGCTCAAAATGTAAGCTCATTAGTAAATGATGATGCTTACAAACAATGCTTTAATGTGGTTGCTTTGAGCTACAATGATCTTCCTCCTCTTATGAAAGCTTGCTTTTTGCATTTCGGAGTTTTTCCAAAAGCCCATGTCATTTCTGTGAAGAAGTTGATTAGATTATGGATTGCAGAAGGACTCGTAAATCTAAAGGGAGTTGAGGAATTTGAACAAGTAGCTGCACGTGTTTTACATGATCTTATTGGGAAAAGTCTAGTTATTATTGACAAGCGAAGTTTGAATGGGCAAATTAAGACATGTAGGATTCATGatctttttcatgatttttgcTCGAAGGAAGCTGAAAGCGAGAATCTTCTGTATGTTGTTGGTTCAGATTCCACCAATGTTTCTCAATTACCCACAAATTTCCGTCAATGTTGCAGGTGGATGTCAGTTCAATCAGAACTTGATGATCCTTACTCTAGTCAGTATACTCCTATTGAAATACGCTCTCTTTACGgatatcataaatatttaaaaacaagaCTTTTTCATTTCAAACTAGTAAGAGTATTGGACTTGGAGAAATATAAAATCTCAAGACTCAGTAAAATTACTGAAGACCTTGTTTGTTTAAGGTATTTGTCTGTCATGACTTATGACACTTTTGTAGATCTCCCAGTTACCAATCTTTGGAATCTACAGACTCTCATTTTAGTTAAGAATgatttttatttacatgaagTCTTCACTTTTCCAAAAGAGATTTGGCAAATGTCACAATTAAGGCATCTTTATGCAAAAGGCATTTCTCTATCTTCTCCTGGAGATAAGGTTCTCGGAAACTTACAGAGTGTTTCTGGTTTGAGTCCTTCTTGTTGTACAAAGGAAATATTTGAAGGGattaagaaagtgaaaaaattgaCCATTCGCGGAAATGAGGAGGAATATCCTACAGATCTTAAATGGATAGATAATCTTAAACATTTGCAAGATCTGGAGTCACTAAGTATTGCAATACAATATCTGTTTACTATGGATACAACCAGGTTTTTTAGTCTTACAAGTCCAGATTCTTTTCCACAAAAACTCAAGAAGTTAAAACTTAGCGACACATGTCTACCGTGGGAATACATGTCTATTATCAGCAAGTTGCCCGAACTTGAGGTGCTCCAACTGAAGCGCGAGGCCTTCCTTGACAACGAGTGGAAAGCAACAGACCAGATTGTGTTCCAGAAGTTGAGGTTCTTGCTCCTTGCTGGGCTCAGACTTGTAAAATGGACAACCACCGCTGGCTCTCATGATCATTTCCCCAGCCTTGAGCGCATAATTATCACAGATTGCCACTTCTTAGAAGAGATTCCTCAAATATTTGCTGATAGCAAGACACTGGAGCTGATTGAGTTACACAAATGTGATCCTTCCTTGGTGGCTTTTGCTGAGAAAATCCAGGAAAAACACGAGGATTGGGGAAGGAACAAACTTAAAGTTACTGCCTTCAATTCAGGTAAATATATCTATCTGTCAACATACAATAGTTAGTGTTGCAAACaggaaaaaaaactaactaTGCTTGTTAAATTCTACAGTTTGGTTGAAGTTTGATGATGTTACATATTGTACCTTTCCTGAATGATCTATATTGTTTTTCTATTAGTTGTCATGTTCTCTTCactgttttttccttttcattacTATGATTTGCTACACTTGATGAGCCGACATTTgttcagaaacaacctctctacttcCACAAGGTAGTGGAAGGTCTGCATATACTCTCTACTGAGTTTCGTCATTTCACTTTACAGTGTCGTTCGAGGAATGGTTCAGTTCTCTCTAGAAGAAACAGGGGATTTTCAGCTGATCAATCACATAAGGAGTAGTCTTTCCTCCTTGTACCGCATTGTGGTGTTTgcttaaatataatatttattttgatttttacttATACAACTTGTTGTTTGGATATGGTTGTTACTTATTGTATCGTATTCTATTGgtattagtttaaatataatgtttcttttgatttttatatatacacagcTTGTTGTTTGGATATGGTTGTAACCTATTGTATCTTATTGTGGTGTTCgcttaaatataatatttgttttaatttgtatatatacaaCTTGTTGTTTGGACATAGTTGTTACCTATTGTATCGTATAGTGGTGTTCGTTTAactataatatttgtttttagaGTTTTACTTATACAACTTGTTGTGTGGATATAGTTGTTACCTATTGTATCGTATTGTGGTGTTCGTTTAactataatatttgttttttttatttttacttatacaACTTGTTTAGATATGGTTGTTACCTATTGTATCTTATTGTGGTGTTCGCTTAactataatatttgttttgatttttacgTATACAGCTTGTTGTGTGGATATAGTTGTTACCTATTGTATCGTATTGTGGTGTTCGTTTAACTATAATATTTGTTTGTCTATTTTTACTTATACAACTTGTTGTTTGGATATGGTTGTTACCTATTGTATCTTATTGTGGTGTTCGTTTAactataatatttgttttgattttaacTTATACAACTTGTTGTTTGGATATGGCTGTTACTTGTTATATCGTATTCTATTGgtattagtttaaatataatgtttcttttgatttttatatatacacagcTTGTTGTTTGGATATGGTTGTTACCTATTGTATCTTATTGTGGTGTTCgcttaaatataatatttgttttgatttttacttATACAACTTGTTGTTTAGATATAGTTGTTACCTATTGTATCGTATAGTGGTGTTCGTTTAactataatatttgttttttgaattttactTATACAGCTTGTTGTGTGGATATAGTTGTTACCTATTGTATCGTATTGTGGTGTTCATTTAACTATagtatttgatttttgatttttacTTATACAACTTGTTGTTTGGATATGGTTGTTACCTATTGTATTATTGTGGTGTTCGCTTAactataatatttgttttgatttttacttATACAACTTGTTGTGTGGATACAGTTGTTACCTATTGTATCGTATTGTGGTGTTCGTTTAACTATAATATTTGTTTGTCGATTTTTACTTATACAACTTGTTGTTTGGATATGGTTGTTACCTATTGTATCTTATTGTCActcctcgagcctacaccctggacatggccggcactcaaagaccattgctggccccaagcgaacccttggcctgactttcttaactcagcggaaacctaactcaacagaataacttaaTGCAATGAAAGGGTATAAAACAACCCCACTGATAAAACCTGCCAAAaagcaactcgagtctcaaaaagagaatatttatatatatacaaagatgagagactcaatactaactaactgacgactatctatgaagcctctaaaatactaagatggatgttgggacagaccccgcaacatcctaataaaacaaaactaggaacacaaaatatctgagtcctccggaaagcaaggaggctcaccactgactctggagtgctcagctggaccAACGGCGTGCtgaatgctgatcctgggtacctacgtctgcatcataaaaagatgcaggccgactggcatcagtacatggaatgtacgagtatgcgagctggaccgctaaacaacaacttaagcttgaaagggatacaaaagagaacttaccttggctctgttcaactcatgaataactgaactcaatataaaacaataagacacatgcaatatatataaagtttgtaaaactatttaaaacatgacgtaaaaatcatatttataatatcataaaaatatcatgcttcctctcaaagtctacttgtgcaatgcatgaatgaagtctcatacccccatccatactaagcagaacccctcgaggaaccatgcaatttctgttgtggaagtttctctaaccgataaccaccactatgagccctagtgatgatacaacgtttttcctcatgttgcccgaggaccatcctataccttgccatgatataggaccttactttaactttgacttagtggatccactaacttaactttcgtgatcatctaaaaagtatgacccgttaaatcccatgtttggctacatggttcttatggagagttgagttaatatgaactcatgttcccaattcggtgctcaagactactcccaaaaaaatactttagctcataagtgtttttaaacacatctttcttacgtttgaaataattgctcaaaccaccctcttaaaagaggtaattgctcttgaaaactctttctaaaaagaacatatcaaaaccatattttaatatgatcattgatgactcgagaagtcatactgcataaacattgatggtatctTGAGAacatactgtttaaacattgatgacatactcgatggtcatactaatcatgttttagaaactcttttgcaaaactcatctttttcttaaaagagatagtactcaaaactgctcaaaactcttttggaaatctcagttttctctcatcttaaatgtaaaaacatttataaacttctttcgggaatacttagttccctaataacttttgagaaatgaactcaactttatactcttgacttaacttgaaactcgatactctttacttaacttgaaacttaagccttaaaatgaagttaaaat
This genomic window contains:
- the LOC125856574 gene encoding putative late blight resistance protein homolog R1B-8 translates to MAAAYSALTSVLVTIDKLLRSNEIHKQQLESLYVMFDTLQKSLIGKCDGGEPIISKDLQVRIKDVALDAEDEVESLIIDLDDDDDECCHAKLDKVSQKVIQVTDSVNEELIIKQKINNNCPEADENNVSPRLDDSIRENVMEGYTKERENMVERLTKSSGANKLQVVSVVGMAGIAERVQQGLKGEKYLIVVDDIWSQNTWDRISHWFPDCGNRSRILLTSRDNKVGEYAATNPKDGLVLMRPLTQDESRCLFYHKAFGKNYSIRGSDIDEFEKVGEEVITNCKGLPLMITAVAGILSSKSKLDEWIKVAQNVSSLVNDDAYKQCFNVVALSYNDLPPLMKACFLHFGVFPKAHVISVKKLIRLWIAEGLVNLKGVEEFEQVAARVLHDLIGKSLVIIDKRSLNGQIKTCRIHDLFHDFCSKEAESENLLYVVGSDSTNVSQLPTNFRQCCRWMSVQSELDDPYSSQYTPIEIRSLYGYHKYLKTRLFHFKLVRVLDLEKYKISRLSKITEDLVCLRYLSVMTYDTFVDLPVTNLWNLQTLILVKNDFYLHEVFTFPKEIWQMSQLRHLYAKGISLSSPGDKVLGNLQSVSGLSPSCCTKEIFEGIKKVKKLTIRGNEEEYPTDLKWIDNLKHLQDLESLSIAIQYLFTMDTTRFFSLTSPDSFPQKLKKLKLSDTCLPWEYMSIISKLPELEVLQLKREAFLDNEWKATDQIVFQKLRFLLLAGLRLVKWTTTAGSHDHFPSLERIIITDCHFLEEIPQIFADSKTLELIELHKCDPSLVAFAEKIQEKHEDWGRNKLKVTAFNSVVMFSSLFFPFHYYDLLHLMSRHLFRNNLSTSTSVVRGMVQFSLEETGDFQLINHIRSSLSSLYRIVVFA